In Desulfomonilaceae bacterium, one DNA window encodes the following:
- a CDS encoding SGNH/GDSL hydrolase family protein, with translation MKTWFETNRILTLFTINFVGISLLIIVAELLLRTLYPSPIGFFGLPSTRNGAIYGWGIHPKQLIKISDPDSCAVSIDRTNSHGWRDLERDYENSKRSYRILALGDSHTFGAIVPAEKIYTRILERKLRDVGYNVEVISVALNGWGTDQELEALVNEGLMYKPNLIILQFSTNDLWDNAYFYNASKPGSKVPEQMKGYKPFYYEVADSNELLRKENPHFHRSWTWDSWISSNVIKLCINNSEILKRLYQFSPYHNPCNTVYKIGKNQLDQLQFLLNLDEGSHLYKLLQKRLDTRVTSDELKLFLNSEDDQTQKIAFKVFEDRLHHKFWLEERYFPQKLDINSYEWRLFLALAIKIKQLANAIHAELVIFPVTDEMEFKWHADWYRHPDTQEAKENFLSPIRAIREIMPHHGIKVVNSSNGYERARNDSHVTIKGNESMAEDLYKFLKANYTIRRRSSNVRE, from the coding sequence ATGAAAACCTGGTTTGAAACAAACCGCATATTAACTTTGTTCACCATCAATTTTGTAGGTATCAGTCTTCTGATTATCGTGGCCGAGCTATTGTTACGAACATTATATCCTTCTCCTATTGGATTTTTTGGACTTCCTTCAACTCGTAACGGAGCGATATACGGCTGGGGAATTCATCCGAAGCAGTTGATAAAGATTTCCGACCCTGACTCCTGCGCAGTCTCCATAGACCGGACCAACAGCCATGGATGGCGAGATCTGGAAAGGGATTACGAAAATAGCAAACGATCCTATCGGATATTAGCGCTTGGCGATTCTCACACCTTTGGTGCGATTGTTCCAGCCGAGAAAATTTATACACGCATATTGGAAAGAAAACTCAGGGACGTCGGCTACAATGTGGAGGTCATAAGTGTGGCGTTGAACGGTTGGGGAACAGACCAGGAGTTGGAGGCGCTTGTCAACGAAGGCCTAATGTACAAGCCAAACTTAATAATCCTGCAATTTTCAACGAATGATTTGTGGGACAACGCGTACTTTTACAATGCATCGAAACCTGGGTCGAAAGTTCCAGAACAAATGAAAGGCTACAAACCTTTCTATTACGAGGTAGCTGACTCCAATGAGCTTTTGAGAAAAGAGAATCCACACTTTCACAGGTCGTGGACTTGGGATTCTTGGATCAGCAGCAATGTTATCAAACTCTGTATCAATAATTCCGAAATACTTAAACGCTTGTATCAATTCTCCCCTTACCATAATCCCTGCAACACAGTTTATAAGATAGGAAAGAATCAACTTGATCAACTTCAATTTCTATTGAATTTAGATGAAGGATCACATCTTTATAAGTTACTGCAAAAGCGGCTTGACACAAGAGTCACTTCAGATGAACTGAAATTATTCTTAAACTCGGAAGATGATCAAACCCAAAAAATCGCCTTCAAGGTGTTTGAAGACAGATTGCACCACAAATTTTGGTTGGAGGAAAGATACTTCCCACAGAAATTAGACATAAATTCTTATGAATGGAGGCTGTTTTTGGCTCTCGCAATAAAAATCAAGCAATTAGCTAATGCAATACACGCTGAGTTGGTCATCTTTCCGGTAACCGACGAAATGGAATTCAAATGGCACGCTGACTGGTATCGTCACCCTGACACACAAGAGGCTAAAGAGAATTTTTTAAGTCCGATACGAGCAATTAGAGAAATTATGCCTCATCACGGTATAAAAGTTGTAAACAGTTCCAATGGATATGAAAGGGCACGTAATGATTCTCACGTGACTATAAAGGGGAATGAATCAATGGCTGAAGACCTCTATAAATTTCTGAAGGCAAACTATACCATACGTCGTCGTTCATCAAACGTTCGGGAGTAG